One window from the genome of Rickettsiella endosymbiont of Xylota segnis encodes:
- a CDS encoding DegT/DnrJ/EryC1/StrS family aminotransferase, with protein MPYIIGKEEADAAREILETGCLDRYINSENGASVQFERSFSRKMDSKYALVVSSGTGALICALKGLGVGPGDEVIIPAFTYIATALAVFAVRAVPIIAEIDSSLTISPIDIAKKVTSKTKAIIPVHMHGLPCSMNEIMDLAKQHNLLVLEDVAQACGGSYQGKKLGSIGDSGAFSFNHYKIITCGEGGALITKNQNVYQRALLQHHGGCIFEPSLSDFDIDFFAGWNFRISEILSAILQVQLSRLDNILSRLRQEKKEFITKLSNKLDKFNFAPIHDEEGDCGRVLFLTFYSSKDAQIFIKHAQQNKIKVWSADTKGHVYVDWQPIFSSNKRISKQEGSSSIQNISSLTSDVCPITISLLRRTVGISMRVDRSKIELDKLIENIIRILERPNNETFTF; from the coding sequence ATGCCTTACATCATAGGGAAAGAAGAAGCGGACGCTGCTCGTGAAATTCTGGAAACTGGCTGTTTAGATAGGTACATTAATAGTGAAAATGGTGCTTCAGTTCAGTTTGAAAGAAGTTTTTCTCGTAAAATGGACTCTAAATATGCACTAGTTGTTAGTAGCGGTACAGGAGCACTTATATGCGCTTTGAAAGGTTTGGGAGTAGGGCCGGGTGATGAAGTTATTATTCCTGCTTTTACTTATATAGCAACAGCGCTAGCTGTATTTGCAGTAAGAGCAGTCCCTATTATTGCTGAAATTGATTCCTCTCTGACAATCTCTCCGATTGATATTGCAAAGAAAGTTACTTCTAAGACTAAAGCTATTATTCCTGTGCATATGCATGGTTTACCTTGTAGTATGAATGAAATAATGGATCTAGCTAAACAACATAATCTTTTAGTTTTGGAAGATGTAGCACAAGCTTGCGGGGGGTCTTATCAAGGCAAAAAATTAGGTAGTATAGGAGATAGTGGCGCCTTTTCTTTTAATCATTATAAGATTATTACCTGCGGGGAAGGCGGTGCTTTAATTACTAAGAATCAAAATGTTTATCAACGGGCATTGCTGCAACATCATGGCGGGTGCATTTTTGAACCTAGTCTCTCTGACTTCGACATTGATTTTTTTGCCGGTTGGAATTTTCGCATATCTGAAATATTAAGTGCAATTTTACAGGTTCAACTTTCCAGGCTTGATAATATTTTGAGTAGACTTCGTCAAGAAAAAAAAGAATTTATAACAAAATTAAGTAACAAATTAGATAAATTCAATTTTGCCCCTATACATGATGAAGAAGGAGATTGTGGAAGAGTTTTATTTTTAACATTTTACTCTTCTAAGGATGCACAAATTTTTATAAAACACGCTCAGCAAAATAAAATTAAGGTTTGGTCTGCAGATACTAAAGGACACGTATATGTGGATTGGCAGCCTATTTTTTCAAGCAATAAACGAATTTCCAAACAAGAAGGATCAAGCTCCATACAAAATATTTCTTCTTTAACTTCGGATGTATGTCCAATAACAATCTCACTTCTGCGCCGGACAGTAGGTATTTCAATGAGAGTGGATCGTTCTAAAATTGAATTGGATAAATTAATAGAAAATATAATTCGTATATTGGAAAGACCTAATAATGAAACTTTTACCTTCTAG
- a CDS encoding radical SAM protein has protein sequence MRKRFLCSYDRIELVISYICNMQCLNCDAMVPQALSKESMTLEQIERFIQESIEKRIFWQHIRVLGGEPTLHKNILEILAALIKYKEFHSPNTKIQLVTNGYGKIVKKILLKIPKQVEIENSEKSSNLQPTFSPINQAPIDMPEYSNSDFTKACWIPALCGITLDMHGYYPCSAAAAIDRVFGFDLGKKELPTLQYATLEEMFANFCKLCGHYYDKINNLAVNDISNKEERSKFENLHKEKFLETQKDSVLLESIVSPVWKNAFKAYKIKKPVLSKY, from the coding sequence GTGCGCAAAAGATTTTTATGTAGTTACGACAGAATAGAATTAGTGATTAGTTATATTTGTAATATGCAATGTTTGAATTGTGATGCTATGGTGCCGCAAGCTTTATCTAAAGAAAGCATGACCTTAGAGCAAATTGAACGCTTTATACAAGAATCTATAGAAAAACGTATATTTTGGCAACATATTAGAGTGTTAGGAGGCGAACCCACTTTACACAAAAATATACTTGAAATACTAGCGGCGCTTATAAAATACAAAGAATTTCATTCACCAAATACCAAAATACAGCTAGTTACAAATGGTTATGGAAAAATAGTAAAAAAAATATTGTTAAAAATTCCTAAACAAGTTGAAATAGAAAATAGCGAAAAATCTTCGAATTTACAACCGACTTTCTCACCTATCAATCAAGCACCTATTGATATGCCAGAATACAGTAATAGCGACTTTACCAAAGCATGCTGGATCCCTGCGCTTTGTGGAATCACGTTAGATATGCATGGTTACTATCCCTGCAGTGCTGCTGCTGCAATTGACAGGGTATTTGGTTTTGATCTTGGAAAAAAAGAATTACCTACCTTACAATACGCTACGCTCGAAGAAATGTTTGCAAATTTTTGTAAATTATGCGGGCATTATTATGACAAAATAAATAATCTAGCAGTTAACGATATAAGTAATAAAGAAGAGCGTAGTAAATTTGAAAATTTACATAAAGAAAAATTTTTAGAAACACAAAAAGATAGTGTTTTGCTAGAATCTATTGTGTCGCCGGTTTGGAAGAATGCTTTTAAAGCGTATAAAATTAAAAAGCCGGTGTTGAGTAAATACTAA
- a CDS encoding L-serine ammonia-lyase, with amino-acid sequence MTISVFDLFSIGIGPSSSHTVGPMKAACAFAENLALDNEIFNEVSCVRVELFGSLALTGRGHGTDLAVLNGLEGQLPETVNPQEAASRAKTIIESCELQLAGKKKIFFSEKTDLIFLQKELLPLHTNGIRFSAFNTQGLLLNPQIYYSIGGGFIVTEQEFGLQHKDAIPVPYPFSTATELFCACKKNNLSISELMFANERQLAPDREIHTDLLKIADIMQDCVDRGCHTQGILPGELQVKRRAPELFSKMSNKAIPKLATFPGSLLWPTIYAMAVNEENAAGGRVVTAPTNGAAGIIPAVLTYYRRFYNDVSEQSVTDFLLTAGAIALLYKMNASISGAEVGCQGEVGVACSMAAGALTAVLGGTLEQIENAAEMAMEHHLGLTCDPVAGLVQIPCIERNGVAAEKAIKLTYLALMEDGKNKKVSLDKVIETMFATGKDMMAIYKETSLGGLAKTLAVNVPEC; translated from the coding sequence ATGACAATTAGTGTGTTTGATTTGTTTTCCATTGGTATAGGCCCATCGAGCTCGCATACCGTAGGTCCTATGAAAGCTGCCTGCGCTTTTGCAGAAAATCTAGCGTTAGATAATGAAATATTTAATGAGGTTAGCTGTGTAAGGGTTGAGTTGTTTGGTTCACTCGCTTTAACTGGCCGGGGTCATGGTACCGATTTAGCAGTTTTAAATGGCTTAGAAGGACAACTGCCTGAAACAGTTAATCCCCAGGAAGCTGCTTCACGCGCAAAGACAATTATTGAGAGTTGTGAACTACAGTTGGCAGGAAAAAAAAAGATTTTTTTTTCTGAGAAAACTGATTTAATTTTTTTACAAAAAGAATTATTGCCATTGCATACCAATGGTATACGTTTTAGTGCCTTTAATACACAAGGTCTTCTCTTAAACCCTCAAATTTATTACTCCATTGGCGGTGGCTTTATTGTCACTGAACAAGAGTTTGGTCTGCAGCATAAGGATGCTATTCCAGTGCCTTATCCTTTCTCTACTGCCACTGAGCTGTTTTGTGCCTGTAAAAAAAACAACTTAAGCATTTCAGAGCTTATGTTCGCTAATGAAAGACAATTAGCGCCTGATAGGGAAATACACACGGATTTATTGAAAATAGCCGATATTATGCAAGATTGTGTGGATAGGGGTTGTCATACCCAAGGAATATTACCCGGCGAGCTTCAAGTCAAGCGCCGGGCCCCGGAACTTTTTAGCAAAATGAGTAACAAAGCAATTCCAAAATTAGCGACTTTTCCCGGCTCATTATTATGGCCAACCATTTACGCAATGGCAGTTAATGAAGAAAACGCTGCGGGAGGTCGCGTGGTGACTGCACCAACGAATGGTGCGGCAGGTATTATTCCGGCAGTATTAACCTATTATCGCCGTTTCTATAACGATGTGAGTGAGCAATCAGTCACTGATTTTTTATTGACTGCTGGCGCTATCGCTTTACTATATAAAATGAATGCATCAATTTCAGGTGCAGAAGTGGGTTGTCAGGGTGAAGTCGGTGTGGCGTGTTCTATGGCCGCGGGAGCACTGACTGCAGTATTAGGCGGAACATTAGAACAAATAGAAAATGCCGCAGAAATGGCAATGGAACATCATCTGGGATTAACCTGCGATCCCGTTGCAGGATTAGTTCAAATCCCTTGTATCGAACGCAATGGAGTTGCAGCAGAAAAAGCCATTAAATTAACTTATTTAGCTTTAATGGAAGATGGGAAAAATAAAAAAGTATCCTTAGATAAAGTTATTGAAACCATGTTTGCTACCGGAAAAGATATGATGGCAATTTACAAGGAAACATCTCTAGGTGGTTTGGCAAAGACACTCGCGGTTAATGTACCTGAGTGTTAA
- a CDS encoding MATE family efflux transporter: MNEKLKEKTKDIIRLSIPYTGANLLQAVSEQVTIVLLGKTSSNTLAAYGLFTLLDPINLLFNAPLTALPAIIGTLHGENDRPSIATILQQGWVAGLILCIPQAILLCYAKPLLKLLGQPNHLIKLAESSFYFSIINLPTASLLLTSTSYAYGANKTLAIFSLSILNLLSNLSLTILFVLRPLQLSLKGYIFSTIGQSLLANIAFTAYLKHISSREGYPLFTFRIHNYKSLAKRFLKLGSSTAAKTLIIVISMVYKQTLIGLNGEKAMLATQAINVYTGYPTYINDSISMAICTLIGQSIGKKDLESISYYYKIALVCALGTSLTFALPCFIIPRRVMQLSLKIEKDEDFSFLENLLYINAIQLIIDSISQILTGTFFGTEDSTRPALISLLTFLTIILPLSLSFHFYTDLGVLGIEWGYLAGSLVQAGAMAILWNKKNNGLTLETENLNLASQENEVANNFDGIIEETFVVETATKKKEKNTNLLLVTESTSLLSMENNTSPVNSCNFERASTSLKQFGIFKLDQLHTPSSIIPNTVKEIKSQI; encoded by the coding sequence TTGAATGAAAAATTGAAAGAAAAAACTAAGGATATTATTCGACTGAGTATCCCCTATACAGGAGCTAACCTTTTACAAGCCGTGTCAGAACAAGTCACTATTGTGCTTTTAGGTAAAACAAGTAGTAATACCTTAGCTGCTTATGGACTTTTTACTCTCTTAGACCCTATTAATTTATTATTTAATGCACCATTAACTGCATTGCCCGCAATAATTGGTACACTTCATGGTGAAAATGACAGACCGTCTATTGCAACTATTTTACAACAAGGATGGGTAGCGGGGCTGATACTTTGTATTCCTCAGGCTATCCTTCTATGCTACGCCAAACCTTTACTTAAATTACTCGGACAACCTAATCACCTTATTAAACTCGCTGAATCTAGCTTTTACTTCAGTATTATTAACTTACCCACTGCGTCTTTATTACTTACCAGTACGAGTTATGCTTATGGTGCAAACAAAACTTTAGCAATATTTTCCCTAAGTATTTTAAATTTACTTAGCAATTTGAGTCTAACAATTTTGTTTGTGCTTAGGCCACTTCAACTTAGCTTAAAAGGTTACATTTTCTCTACTATTGGACAAAGCTTATTAGCCAATATAGCGTTCACCGCTTACTTAAAACATATAAGTTCGCGTGAAGGATATCCTCTTTTTACTTTTAGAATACATAATTATAAATCCTTAGCAAAAAGGTTTCTAAAATTAGGAAGCTCTACTGCCGCTAAAACTTTGATCATTGTAATATCTATGGTTTACAAACAAACACTTATCGGTTTAAACGGCGAAAAAGCAATGCTGGCCACGCAAGCCATTAATGTTTACACTGGGTATCCTACCTATATTAATGATTCTATTTCCATGGCTATTTGTACCTTGATAGGTCAATCGATTGGAAAAAAAGATCTCGAATCCATTAGCTATTACTATAAAATTGCTTTGGTTTGTGCACTAGGAACTTCTTTAACATTTGCTCTCCCCTGTTTTATTATTCCTCGTCGAGTCATGCAATTATCTCTTAAAATTGAGAAAGACGAAGATTTCAGTTTTCTAGAAAATTTACTGTATATCAATGCTATACAATTAATAATAGATTCTATCAGTCAGATATTAACGGGAACATTTTTTGGAACCGAAGACTCTACCAGACCCGCGCTAATATCATTATTAACTTTTCTCACTATTATCCTACCTCTATCCTTAAGTTTTCATTTTTACACAGACTTAGGAGTTTTAGGAATAGAATGGGGCTATCTTGCTGGTAGTTTAGTTCAAGCTGGTGCTATGGCAATACTTTGGAATAAAAAAAACAATGGCTTGACTCTAGAGACTGAAAATTTAAATCTAGCTTCTCAAGAAAACGAAGTTGCTAACAATTTTGATGGTATTATAGAAGAAACCTTTGTAGTCGAGACTGCAACAAAAAAAAAAGAAAAAAATACTAATCTACTTTTGGTAACTGAAAGTACAAGCTTACTCTCTATGGAAAATAATACATCCCCTGTAAATTCCTGTAATTTTGAACGCGCTAGCACTAGCTTAAAGCAATTTGGTATTTTTAAATTAGACCAACTACATACTCCATCTTCTATAATACCTAATACAGTGAAGGAAATTAAATCACAGATTTAA
- a CDS encoding carbamoyltransferase family protein produces MANILGLGGSIHDYAACLLENEKIIAIEDERLTRVRYAFGSANPCQVSLNYCLKYSGLTIQEIDTLIINDDLKSIINTTNFPNQEIINHHLTHAYSTFFTSSFEESAILIIDGAGSKKFINEDNEERETTTYAYGNKNSVKTIKKIYGDLTGYNPVTKSQTVMSNSLGEFYRVIAETLQLGWLVGPGKVMGLSSYGAYHQDDRFVDEIMDYVTLLSEGQFTVKINGKEGLIDKLFLLRQKYHKKEDSFKIDAAIAYSGQIVFEKILSHLLDYLWTKTRSHNLCLAGGAALNSIANGKIARISSFKNVHVFFSPGDSGTAVGAAIYGYVNQKINIPTSHSIRLNLAPFLGRTYSIEESEKALKKYGLIYTIPDNLQMQVAVLLSQGNVIAWYQGGSEFGPRALGNRSILADPCNPGMRDHINLHIKQREWFRPLAPVILDFAMPDYFESPAFSPWMQFVWPIKSNYKARLPGITHIDGSARVQTITKKDNPLFYSLIENFYRVTNVPILLNTSLNIKGQPIVETPEEAIQAFLESDIDSLVINHFLVMKNRNISTIKF; encoded by the coding sequence ATGGCTAACATCTTAGGATTGGGAGGTTCAATACACGACTATGCCGCTTGTCTCTTAGAAAATGAAAAGATAATTGCTATAGAAGATGAAAGGCTTACTCGTGTGCGATATGCATTTGGATCAGCCAATCCTTGCCAAGTTTCTTTAAATTACTGTTTGAAATATTCTGGTTTAACGATTCAAGAAATAGACACATTAATCATCAATGATGATCTTAAATCAATAATAAATACAACCAACTTTCCTAATCAAGAAATTATTAATCACCATTTGACGCATGCCTATAGTACTTTTTTTACAAGCTCCTTCGAAGAGTCAGCTATTTTGATTATTGATGGAGCAGGTAGCAAGAAATTTATAAATGAGGATAATGAGGAGCGAGAAACAACAACATATGCCTATGGAAATAAAAATTCTGTAAAAACTATCAAAAAAATATATGGTGATTTAACCGGATATAATCCTGTTACTAAGTCGCAGACTGTGATGTCAAATTCATTAGGAGAGTTTTATCGTGTCATAGCTGAAACCTTGCAGCTAGGCTGGTTAGTGGGACCAGGTAAAGTAATGGGCTTGTCTTCTTATGGTGCGTACCACCAAGATGATAGGTTTGTTGATGAAATAATGGATTATGTGACGTTGTTATCAGAAGGTCAATTTACTGTAAAAATTAATGGAAAAGAGGGTTTAATCGATAAACTTTTTTTACTCAGGCAGAAATATCATAAAAAGGAGGACAGTTTCAAGATTGATGCTGCAATTGCATACAGTGGTCAGATTGTATTTGAAAAAATACTTTCGCATTTATTGGATTATTTATGGACAAAGACTCGCTCCCATAATCTTTGTTTAGCGGGAGGAGCTGCGCTCAATTCCATAGCAAATGGAAAGATTGCAAGGATTAGTTCATTTAAAAATGTTCATGTTTTTTTTTCCCCCGGAGATAGTGGAACAGCTGTTGGGGCAGCAATTTATGGCTATGTTAATCAAAAAATAAACATACCAACCTCACACTCTATACGTTTAAATTTAGCTCCTTTCTTAGGACGTACTTATTCTATAGAAGAATCGGAAAAGGCATTAAAAAAATATGGTTTAATTTACACAATACCTGATAATTTACAAATGCAAGTGGCTGTTTTGTTATCGCAAGGTAATGTTATTGCTTGGTATCAAGGGGGTAGTGAGTTTGGTCCGCGAGCTTTAGGTAATCGGAGTATTCTTGCCGATCCATGTAATCCGGGAATGCGCGATCATATTAATTTACATATCAAACAACGAGAGTGGTTTAGACCACTTGCTCCTGTAATTCTTGATTTTGCTATGCCCGATTATTTTGAATCGCCTGCTTTTTCTCCGTGGATGCAATTTGTTTGGCCTATAAAAAGTAATTATAAAGCTAGATTGCCTGGTATTACACATATTGATGGTAGTGCACGAGTACAAACTATTACGAAAAAAGACAATCCATTATTTTATTCGTTAATAGAAAATTTTTATAGAGTTACTAATGTACCTATTTTACTTAATACTTCTTTAAATATTAAAGGTCAACCCATTGTAGAAACCCCAGAGGAGGCTATTCAGGCTTTTTTAGAATCAGATATCGATAGTTTAGTAATAAATCATTTTCTTGTTATGAAGAATCGAAACATATCGACTATTAAATTTTAA
- a CDS encoding sugar porter family MFS transporter codes for MLFVVSIGTLAGFLFGFHMGVISGALIFINQIFKPDLIAQEILVSSLLLGALIGCPLSGCLADYFGRRRMLIGTAIIFLLGTSILVVAPNVTSLIIGRLITGIAVGISSYITPLFIAEIAPSEKRGGLVLLNAIAITGGETLSFLIDYLLAPMKAWRIMFAAGLIPAILLFVGMWLLPETPRWLVLKGSINKARVTLSKIREPHVIDFELEQIKKNIILKSSNWKELLSKKNRSILLIGIGLGIFQQFFGINTVMYYGPLIFKATGFHNTESQILATLGLGIVNTIVSALAVVIVDRIGRRFLLLSGCVLAAISLGIVGLIFNCNTTSPIWGWLTVISLLTYVVGYCISVGSLFWLIIAEIFPLNVRGLGMSIAATLQWSANFLVSITFLNLIAAIGFANTFWFYGIMCLLCFLFVFYLIPETKGILLEKIECELVRNRDLKSVI; via the coding sequence ATGTTATTTGTAGTTAGTATAGGAACTTTGGCTGGTTTTCTATTCGGATTCCATATGGGTGTCATATCTGGGGCGCTAATTTTTATTAATCAAATATTCAAACCAGATTTAATAGCTCAAGAAATCCTAGTAAGTAGTTTACTATTAGGCGCACTAATTGGTTGCCCCTTAAGCGGTTGTTTAGCTGATTATTTTGGGCGACGTCGGATGCTTATCGGCACGGCCATAATTTTTCTGTTAGGGACTAGTATTTTGGTTGTTGCGCCTAACGTGACATCTTTAATTATTGGTCGTCTAATTACGGGTATTGCTGTTGGTATTTCTTCTTATATTACGCCGTTATTTATTGCTGAAATAGCGCCATCTGAAAAACGTGGAGGCTTAGTATTATTAAATGCAATCGCCATTACAGGAGGCGAAACGCTTTCATTTTTGATAGATTATTTATTGGCACCCATGAAAGCTTGGCGCATCATGTTTGCAGCTGGGTTGATTCCAGCAATTTTATTGTTTGTTGGGATGTGGCTTCTTCCAGAAACACCACGTTGGCTGGTCTTAAAAGGGTCTATTAACAAGGCTCGTGTTACTTTATCTAAAATTCGTGAGCCCCACGTAATTGACTTTGAATTGGAACAGATTAAAAAAAATATTATTTTAAAATCGAGTAATTGGAAAGAATTATTATCGAAAAAAAATCGGTCAATCTTGCTTATTGGAATCGGATTGGGAATATTTCAGCAATTCTTTGGTATTAATACTGTTATGTATTATGGACCTTTAATTTTTAAAGCAACAGGTTTTCATAATACTGAGTCTCAAATTTTAGCGACATTGGGTCTGGGTATCGTCAATACCATTGTAAGTGCACTTGCTGTAGTGATTGTTGATCGAATTGGGCGCCGATTTTTATTACTTAGTGGTTGTGTTCTTGCTGCGATAAGTCTAGGAATAGTTGGATTAATATTTAACTGTAATACTACTTCTCCTATTTGGGGATGGTTAACTGTTATTAGCCTGCTGACTTATGTGGTAGGTTATTGTATTAGCGTAGGTTCATTATTTTGGTTAATAATTGCTGAGATCTTTCCTCTCAATGTTAGGGGATTAGGGATGAGCATAGCTGCAACTTTACAATGGTCAGCAAATTTTTTAGTATCCATAACTTTTTTAAATCTTATTGCCGCAATTGGATTTGCGAATACTTTTTGGTTTTATGGGATAATGTGTTTATTATGCTTTTTGTTTGTATTTTATTTGATCCCAGAGACCAAGGGAATTTTGTTGGAAAAAATTGAATGTGAGCTAGTGAGAAATAGGGACCTTAAATCTGTGATTTAA
- a CDS encoding glycosyltransferase family A protein: protein MKLLPSSYSNASSAFIIPHYSEDMDRMFIGDTINGLLKQTDSDWLAIIIDDASKKITVRNYLKKLREKYFPKIQVIFLDKNQGAGVCRNIGVSVALKQRCQIIHFNDADDISHPERVRIVKNVFTRYPRIGLVYSFFTVIDENNQPILGKQIPSSILEILESLTKSQPEGEDVWITMGTDTGYINKTSATSVRSAFAYQCPFPSARASEDFHTWLRLSAQGVCFKYLTSIPIQYRVPRFMKYQASRLRLGSNNFNKIKVCVDSDGFFKAIELAVARNKIKREEIADLKARFYRRLIRTMERERELSLVEQLTKKLNDISNKSSFCLQKEITYL from the coding sequence ATGAAACTTTTACCTTCTAGTTATAGTAATGCATCTTCTGCTTTTATAATTCCACATTATTCTGAAGATATGGATCGAATGTTTATCGGGGATACTATAAACGGATTACTAAAGCAAACTGATTCAGATTGGTTAGCAATTATCATAGATGATGCCTCAAAAAAAATTACAGTCAGAAATTATCTTAAAAAACTAAGGGAAAAATATTTTCCAAAAATACAAGTTATTTTTCTTGATAAGAATCAAGGAGCAGGGGTATGTAGAAATATTGGTGTGTCAGTTGCATTGAAGCAACGCTGCCAAATAATTCATTTCAATGATGCAGATGATATCTCGCATCCAGAACGAGTAAGAATAGTGAAAAATGTTTTTACACGATATCCCCGCATTGGTTTAGTCTATTCTTTTTTCACTGTTATTGATGAAAATAATCAGCCTATCTTAGGAAAACAAATTCCCAGCTCTATTTTAGAAATTTTAGAGTCGCTGACAAAAAGCCAGCCTGAAGGCGAAGATGTTTGGATAACAATGGGCACAGATACGGGGTATATTAATAAAACATCGGCTACATCTGTACGTTCAGCGTTTGCTTATCAATGTCCTTTTCCAAGCGCACGCGCATCAGAAGATTTTCATACCTGGTTGCGTCTATCCGCGCAGGGCGTGTGTTTTAAGTATTTAACATCAATACCCATACAGTACCGAGTACCGCGTTTTATGAAATATCAGGCTTCACGACTTAGATTGGGTTCAAATAATTTTAATAAGATAAAAGTATGCGTCGATAGTGATGGTTTCTTCAAAGCTATAGAACTCGCTGTTGCCAGAAATAAAATAAAACGGGAAGAAATTGCTGATTTGAAAGCAAGATTTTATAGGCGGCTGATTCGAACTATGGAGCGTGAGCGAGAATTAAGTTTAGTGGAACAATTGACAAAAAAACTTAATGATATTTCAAACAAGAGTTCCTTTTGTTTGCAAAAAGAGATAACTTATTTATGA
- a CDS encoding carbamoyltransferase family protein, giving the protein MFAKRDNLFMTKPIYVLGTALSHDGSSCLLKNGKILVAIEKERLSKKKHDGFNDNLTIQYCLNAANITWQDITLIVEENTTSSLLKPDEIIKRGNRIIPKEIPILGISHHLAHAYSAVGTSPFSEMGVIVMDGQGSSLDSCIDVANSQVLPQNIRSLTKEERYLYWEKESYYIYRNGKLTPVFKDFSKYIKWNRHEYPIAPFDMEHSIAEFYGGVSYYVFDEEFCEGKLMGLAPFGRPDRFNFDVFQYQNGRVFLNYEWMKEIDPHLGGKYQSFYEYFQYYADLAYFAQTQIEKAIFYLFNAYHSLAPQENVGYAGGLALNAVANAKLFKNTPFKNFYFQPAAGDNGLAIGCAYYGWLEVLKQEKINHNQSTYFGKMYNDFEIQTVLQEFRNHLTIVSSENYIYDTATYLADGKVVAWYQNGSEFGPRALGNRSILADPRRKEIKNLINRKIKFREDFRPFAPSVIQEDVGCYFNCDYESPYMILVAQTKTAWKDYLPGIVHKDGSARIQTVNRKLNPKYYALLEEFKKLTNISILLNTSLNGHSMPIIETPREVVLFFLNVDALDILIIDRYILKKKKDLNQGGLKCAKDFYVVTTE; this is encoded by the coding sequence TTGTTTGCAAAAAGAGATAACTTATTTATGACAAAACCAATCTATGTGCTTGGTACAGCACTTTCACATGATGGCTCATCTTGTTTATTAAAAAACGGCAAAATCTTGGTTGCAATTGAAAAAGAGAGGCTTAGCAAAAAAAAACATGATGGATTTAATGATAATTTAACCATTCAATATTGCTTAAATGCGGCGAATATCACCTGGCAAGATATTACGTTGATAGTAGAAGAAAATACCACAAGCAGTTTATTAAAACCTGATGAAATTATAAAAAGAGGCAATAGAATTATACCTAAAGAAATTCCAATTTTAGGTATTTCTCATCATTTGGCACATGCTTATAGTGCTGTAGGCACTTCACCTTTTTCGGAAATGGGTGTAATTGTCATGGATGGGCAAGGTAGTAGTTTAGATAGTTGCATTGATGTAGCAAACTCTCAGGTTTTACCTCAAAACATTAGGAGTCTAACCAAAGAAGAAAGATATCTTTATTGGGAAAAAGAAAGCTACTATATTTATCGAAATGGTAAATTAACACCTGTATTTAAGGATTTTTCTAAATATATTAAATGGAATCGACATGAATACCCTATAGCACCTTTTGATATGGAGCACTCTATCGCAGAATTTTATGGTGGAGTAAGTTACTATGTATTTGATGAGGAGTTTTGTGAAGGTAAATTGATGGGGTTAGCTCCTTTTGGGCGGCCTGATAGGTTTAACTTCGATGTTTTTCAATATCAAAACGGACGCGTTTTTTTAAATTATGAATGGATGAAAGAAATTGATCCTCATTTAGGTGGTAAATATCAAAGTTTTTATGAATATTTCCAATATTATGCTGATTTAGCTTATTTTGCTCAAACACAGATAGAAAAAGCTATTTTTTATTTATTTAATGCTTATCATAGTTTAGCTCCACAGGAAAATGTTGGATATGCGGGAGGTCTGGCATTAAACGCTGTAGCTAATGCAAAATTATTTAAAAATACTCCGTTTAAAAATTTCTATTTCCAACCTGCTGCAGGAGATAATGGTCTGGCAATCGGCTGTGCTTATTATGGGTGGCTAGAAGTATTAAAGCAGGAAAAAATTAATCACAATCAATCTACTTACTTTGGAAAAATGTATAATGACTTTGAAATCCAAACTGTATTACAGGAATTTCGTAATCATTTAACTATCGTAAGCAGTGAAAATTATATATATGATACTGCAACTTATTTGGCTGATGGTAAAGTCGTAGCATGGTATCAAAATGGTAGCGAATTTGGTCCGCGAGCTTTAGGTAATAGGAGTATTCTCGCTGATCCTCGTAGAAAAGAAATAAAAAATCTTATCAATAGAAAAATAAAATTTCGCGAAGATTTTAGACCTTTTGCTCCTTCAGTTATTCAAGAGGATGTAGGTTGTTATTTTAATTGTGACTATGAAAGCCCATATATGATTTTGGTTGCACAAACTAAAACAGCCTGGAAGGATTACCTTCCAGGGATAGTACATAAAGATGGATCGGCTCGTATTCAAACAGTCAATAGAAAATTAAACCCAAAATATTATGCCTTGCTTGAAGAATTTAAAAAATTAACAAATATATCTATCTTGTTAAATACTTCACTTAATGGTCACTCCATGCCTATCATTGAAACCCCTAGAGAGGTAGTTTTGTTTTTTTTGAATGTGGACGCGTTAGACATTTTGATTATAGATCGCTATATTTTAAAGAAAAAAAAAGATTTAAATCAAGGAGGATTAAAGTGCGCAAAAGATTTTTATGTAGTTACGACAGAATAG